Genomic segment of Hydra vulgaris chromosome 08, alternate assembly HydraT2T_AEP:
TTTTCTGCCTTCACTTCGACTGTAAAAGTCATTGGCTATATTTATAATGTTCGTTTCAGTACAGATCGTCTGTTTTTTTGCTGTTATGTTTACACAAGTACCTCTAAATGAagctagaaaataaattttgttgcgCATATTTGATGCTTAACTTCTAATCTTTATAAagactaaaatattttgtggtaaaagtaaaatattttcagttgTAACTTGATGATATGGCTAAATATTTGTCGGTGGAACACGAGGGATAAAGTAAGGGCGGCAGTATTTTGCATAAGCGAAAATTGTAtagaaaaacaatataaaaatatagttttttgttatattaaatacagttttttgtaaaaatgtagtTATTTTGCATAAGcgaaaattctatagaaaaataatataaaaatatagttttttgtttttgatcaaCTATCTGTACTAATATCGAGTTATTGGTTATTGTAAGTAGTTATAATAGAAAAAGCTATTCCGTTCTACAGGCCCCCAAACACCcccacttttttattattattatttttaaacgagctgatattagttatataaaaaatgacacGAAGTCAAAAGTTTTGCATTTTCACCGGGTGTTCATTAGTATCAAAAAATGAACTTCAGAATAGTGTcgaatatatttgatatttgggttttttttaaaattagtttaacgcctaaaaagaaaaagaaaaatcaatgaAGATTAcaaactatatttaattaagtttcaaAAGCTTAACAAAATGATTGGCCATTGTTGTTTACCAATCAAATTCTTCGCCTCTCAAATGTCTGAACAAGCTTTTCAGCTCTATCGCTCCCTAACCTATTTATTAACTTGCTCCACACAATACCAAAAGTAGAAAACACTCTTTCTATGGAGCCAGTGCTTGCAGGACAACTATGAagagattgaaaaaattttgcaaatccTTCTGGCAGTGGTAAAGACTTTTGATGCAGCCTTTGCTTCAAATCTATTATACCCCACCATCTTTCACATGAAATTGTAGAAATAAAGTTATCGTTGAACATGTGCGGTGGAAAGGTAGTTGTGACTTTTAGCCTGAAATCATAGTATCCAGCCACGTATTCATTGTGCCTATCACTTAGCCAAGATTTCTTAAATGATTGCCTAAAgattttcctaaaattaaagaatattgTATTCCtgctttatatattaaaaatgagaaATGTAAATATATGGATATTATGTCATAAATTGTGTCTGTAGTCTAGAATCAACTAATGTCTTATGTAtgttatataagttaaaataatgtaGTTTTATGtttgttcttttaatttttgagttAGATTTGGTTGCCATACCTTGGTATTTAATATCAGTCAAATttgccaaaaaataaaaaggttccATTGCTtcatcaaattttaacttaatttccaTATAATATGGCATCAGGTCTTCATCCTTCAGGAGAGATAACCAAACTTCACATGCATCTGACAATGATGTATAACTTCTTTTTTGACTGAtgtataacttctttttttaaatatctttgcCAATATTTTAACAGTATATTGAAGccatagtttaaaatattttcatgaatAACAATTTTGCTTTACATATCTACCTTATCTCACATTTCTCCAGTTGAATTAGAAGATTTTTAGCTTCTCTGAAAATTCCAGCATTATCtataattttcttgatattATGTTTAATATCCCCTTCATGCTTCTCTATAATATCAAGGTAgaggttataatttttaatataagtttttaaacagtCTACTTGAGAGTTCCATCGTGTATCATTAGGAAGTTGCGGCATAACTCCATTCCTATCATTCAAAAGCCATCCCTGAAATTAAGAACTAGTTTAATTAGTTGATATATTAACATAATTCACtgaataaaaaagaacaaaaaaattaaactgtaaaattaaaataatatattataaacaatatttactcACACGTGGTTGGTGAAGGTTTCGGAAGTATTTGTTCACTTCAATTAAATGTGCAAGAAAATTTGGTGTCACATGCTTCTCAACTAAATTTGAGTAATGAGCTGAGCATCCATATGTAAGTAACAACGGATATTCCTCTTTAAGaacttctttcatttttttcattttgttttcattatctGTACAAATGGCAAATACCTGTTGGAAGTAGAGAAATActcttatatttttagttaatttaaattaaagtaaatactatgtatataaatactatatacaGTATTATTATACTTACATCTCGCTCATAAACCTTCTTGATGTGTTTTATTGCTTGAATGGCTAGTTGAGCACAATattctgaagtttttttttcacttcCTGCATCTATAGCGGAGATTAAATATGGGGTCTTTCCATTATGTACACTGTGAGCAATAATTGGATTATTTCTGACACTGCTCCAACCATCTTGTATCAATGTAAAAGTACTCCTATTATTTGCAAATTCACTTTTCATAGATACAACTACCTCATCGTTCACTTTATTCAATACATCTCCTAAAAGTTTCTTCCGGATCGGAGGATCATAACCAGGTCTCAAAAAattaacacaatttttaaattctctatTTTCTACAGCATTAAATGGAATATtgcatgcaaaaaaatttttttttttttacatttttgtaaatgaattctaattctttctattttttggctattaataatttcattgcaaTAATTGCACTCGCACTCCAGTATTACTTTTCCAGAAACAGTTTTTGATAACTTAGTCGCGTCATTCCATTCATCTGCAAGCTTTCTTCCAGATCCAGGAGCCATAATATATGTTCTTAttagaaaacgttttttttttctgaaaataaattctattatgattaaaatataaataaataatgtcaACTAGTTAATAAATCAGGAAATTCCGAAACACTCTGCagttttaaaagtcataacaTAACAAAAGTCATAACATAACAACATATTCTCCTAGACTAGTCCAGGAGCTCCAAAATATGTTAGAGACTTAAGGTacttttgcaataaaaataagaacataTAGGGTAAATGAActataaatttagaaatttaactTTCCTTTCTGGAAATTTTTATTTCGTAATAACGGTCAGTTTtgaaaaaacccaaaaaaaaaccataaaacccaaaaaaacccatttgggttgggttttttccaaccctGTACGTAATACAAAAATCGCAAACATATCATTTTTGaactttgttatatataataatatctttgttatatataatgACCAAAACATTGCTTTGTGTTGATCTTTTATTATGTTCTGTATATTTTATACTCTGCAATGGATAATGATCACTTTAGATGATTTATGGAGCGAGCATACCGGGTATAAATTTCTGATACAATTGTGACAGCAAATAATTCACTTTCTATATTCAAGCGATCTTGGATTACTTTTCTACAGAATAATTAGTATGATTAATTAAATTGTAGTTATTGAGTAAATTTTTGGATTTTGCATATTAatacaaacttttataaataaaatatattacaaaataaaatatccaatatatgttttaatcattcaataaaaacttcaaaaaaagtaGTACACTACAGGGGCGTGTCTAACAGTATGTCTGCTACGTCGTTGGACGTacccaaaaaatttaaataaaagtttttcattttaaatatattgttgaaaaaacaaaggtttactatataactattattattatattacaacttATGAAACTAAGCTACAGTAACAACTAAACAAATTATGCGCGTTAGTTATCTGAAATGGTtggaaagaaattaaaaacCGGAAAACATAGCAGTTTTGGTTTCAtgattttgcatttatttaagaaaaccatttcaatattttgatgGAGTTTAAACTAGGGTTAGgactattgtaattgtaatgaaaacaataacagtaacaataattaatgttattgtattaacttaatttagaaacaataacaatacttgTGATTTACAACTATTGTAATTCTGTAATacaattacaataaatattgtattgcaactcatctttataaaacaataacaatatctgaaaaaaaaaatgtattgtaatgaCCCactacaaaacaataaatattgtattgtaattcgTCTttgtaatacaataacaatacattGTTATTGAGTAATAATAGTAAGGCTATCATCAGACAGACAATATTTTGCGGCCATTTAGAGCTTAGAAATACATAACAAGATAGGTGATGCGAaatctaaatatgtaaaaaaatgaaatttgcaatatattgcaaatccgtaaataaaaaattgcaaaaataattgtaaGTTCGTCAGAGATGAATATAAATACGTTAAAATACGTTAGCTTTTCTACTGTAATGTAAAGTAATACactacaatagttattgtaattgttttcatcaaaacaatacaatagttattgcaattttatttcattaaaatattacaatacaatagttctcgaattttattgtattgttagaaaaaaaacaatgcaatacttattgtaattgtttttcatcacagcaatacaatataaaaacaaaaattttttattgtttctgtaatattacaatacaataatattgtattgtaatgtgtaattgtatttaatttttacaattacaattacaatagtcCTAACCCTAGGTTAAACTAACTTTTGAGTtttacaacttaattagaaacttGAATTGACATGCCTTATTTTATTTCGttatatagaactttttttttttttaattttcttttgttagtttaaaaaaaatcaaaacgattatttcagttaaaacaaattttggacTTCGCTTTTGAGATACACCCtcagtaaaaattttatcaaattttattgtttaattatcaTCTGGAACTAAAATTAGTTAGTAACAACAagtatacattaaaatatatcaatagacaccccaagttttataaaatgtaaatttggaaaaaaaaatttcaaatacgaaaaaataaatttggacAACCCTTTTAACATACACCCTGCTTggtttgtgttttattaaatttgtgttttattaaacataaaatatagccgttgctcggtgtagttaaggcgatttacaaattattcgaactcttttatttgaaattagcatGATTTCATCGGCGTATTACGTCCAAACGAGAGCTTTcgatgttataattttaatttgcttcagatttttttaatgtttaaaaaaacttttttttttttaataagttttttaaaacctttttactacccctGATAGCGAATCTAAAGAGAACCATTTCGGAGTCTTTAGATCACTTTCGCTCATCGGCGCACAGACTGGACAAAAGTATGAAAATCAAAATCAGAATTTTGATGTCtaaatggtttcaaaccattaTAAAGAtactataaaacaatttaaaaccgTTTATATACacttaaagttttaatgaatataCTAATGCTGCGGTTGAAGTTGACGCGAAtgttaattagaaaaaaaaattatatagagaaaaatgttgtttaaaaaatcgatagaaataaataacatttaaataaaatattgcgctttttaaaatattatattataactttatatattatctggattttaaaagttgttagaCTAAAAATGGTAAgtaattaacatatttaaagcaattttaaatatgcttaatatgttatattttaatgtcTAACTATTGCTTTTaattgacaatatatatattttttcattgctACATCTTGCTTTTATACTCGAATATTTTAAGGCTTATatatgttttctttaataatttcataaatctAGCTGCCACTAGGCGccactttgttttcttttacgTTTGAACTCTTTTACCTAACAAAAAATCTGTCTCTTTTGGTTGGTTTGGTTGAGGCTACTCATTTTGGATGGTGAAATGCTGTTTTTATTAAGGCTTAATGAGtgtcacaaaaaataaaattcactaATTTATTTGACTCAACAGTCTGTCAATACATGAAAAAGAAGACATTATACTTGTATACTGTATACGAAAGtatacaactttattaaagaaCAAGATTTGGAGTTTAAGAGTcaatttcatttattcattttgatTATAGTCAGAGATGATATCAAAGTAAATTAGCCGGTGCAAAGTTTATTACAAAGAACCCAGCTTggcttgaaaataattttaataccaCATTAATGAAGgatagtaaaaataaacaactcgGCAGACCTAAATTATCAACTAGGTCAAAAAACCAtcatcaaaaacaaagaaaagaaaagttgcAACTTTGTCAACTTCAAATTCTTATAAGTTATTGTTTGCTAAGCTTGCACTACTTGAAGCATACatgtttaaagatttttggTGATTGTGAATGCATGGAAACAATATAAccatacaaatattaaaaattctgTAGACGCTCGTAAAATCTGCTAAttagaaaaactaattaatgaagctagaatataattttttttacaggaaaacaagtttatttagcAACGTGTAATAGCATGTGTAActagttaattatattaaagttaaataagttttgctATTCACGAGCGAGGATCTCATAATAAAACACGTACTAAATCGTGTACATAGCACAAATAAATCAAATGCAACTATTAAAAGTTAGTTGTTGCTAAGCAAAattaggtatccatagcaactaaataaaaaatatattcactTTTTCAAAAAGCGCGACCTCATATtggtacttttttaaaacatggaaaACATAGCACTCGTAAAAATATCTGCAAATACCAAAAATAGATTTTTGCTGTCCGAAATTTGGTATCCATAGCaacgaattaaaaaataacaccaTCATAAGAAGCGCAGACATCATATTATTACTCATCCAAATTTTAGTCAATATAGCCCTAATTTTAAATTAGCTATGAATTTTGTCCAGTAAATGTGAATTCTGGCCCAATGTGCGTAGAGGTGCGCTGTTATAAAACATGTTGcgaaaaaaacgtgtttttcgcgacatgtttttgaaaaacatgcCGTCGACCAAAAgaaataaaacgttttattcGAAAAAAGCTTTTCGCATTATGCTTGTTGTTATATGTCTTTTGTTTAATATAGAAAAGACATTTGTCTTTTCCGAAGAGTTTTTCgattttatgttgttatgtGGACTCTTAATTCTTTATTATCATTTGTATTTTAGatataattgaaaacaaaataatattcatttttctCAATAAAGATGCCTCGTAAGACAGATCCAGTCaagaatctttttctaaaaatcttagGTAAAACAACCAACTCTTACAACTCTTGCAAATATTGTGGAAAAGGTTATTCAAAGAATACACATAACTTACTTGTTCATGTTCATAAATGCAACAAAATACCAGAAGAGTTAAGAAATGCtgttgtaaaagaaaaaatagccgaaaaaaacaaaccattaaaaacattaagtaaGACTCCATCAAGAAAAGGTAgagttttcaaaattgtttttgtttttattttgttattagttattataatgaaaaagtttctttattgtACAGGAATTATGAGATCAAGTAGTGAAAGCATAAATGCAACAACAATTGATATAACAGAGTTAGAAGAATTCTCTTCATCTCCTGTTCAATCAGtttattgttcaaaaaatcAAAGAGTCGATGAAATGTTTATTGCGTTGGAACAAAAACAAgtatgtttgtgtttatcaGCTAAACtctaatgataaaaatagtctaataaataaaaaaactaattatatgagaatttttttttgattaactttttttttcaaaaagcatGATATTATTATACTTGTTGCATAAACAAGCAAGCTTATTGCATACTAATTTTTTGGTGAAAGAAATTATATTGTGTATTATATCggtgtaaatttgtttaaaaatatcaataaaataaatcaattttactttttcattttatttgataCATGATTTTCACTTTAGGCCTGAATTTTTTGAGTTGCcttatatgtatttaattttttcctcaTAGGATGCTTTCAAATATGATTTTTCTCGAGTTATTTTTGCATCCGGGTACCCTCTAAACATGGTTGAATACCCCATTTAGAAGGAACTTTTTTCAAAGTATCTGCCTGAATTTGCCCAATCGAAAATATCTTTCTGAATATTTACTTGATAATGAATATTATAGGATAAAAgcgttagttgaaaaaaaaatttctgattcAATTTCTCTTGCAATTCAATGGGATGGCTTTTCCAATATCaggtaattttatttacttctttgaaaattatttaatgattaaaataaaaacaaaagtttattaaaatataaataatatttattaatgtccaaataaaaatagtttactaTTCAaaggatttatatttttagaagaGAGCCAATCATTCATGTGGTTTTAACAACACCTGAACCTGTTCTCTACAAGAGTATTTGCCCTTTTACCCAGTCACAAACAGGTGCCTACATGGCAGAactaattatcaattttttagagGAGATAGGGCCGCATCGATTTCTAGGAGGAGTTACAGACAACTGCTCTGCAATGCTACTTTCCAGACGTATCATTGTGAAAAAGTATCCACACTTAGTTTTCTATGGCTGTGTGGCACACATATTGAATCTTCTAATGCTTGATCTATGTAAAGCATCGTTTATAGAAAACATTATGAAAATATCCATTTATTTAGTCAAAGAAATAGTAAATTCATCGTTAAAATCTAGGTTTGATACTATTCAAAAGCAAAAAGGAATTAATGTTTCATTAAAGCAGGAGTCGTACTCGGTTTGCTGGTAATGCTATAACACTTTGAAATTATCTAACAAACAAGTGTTTAAACAAATGGCTATTGATTTTCATCCTGgaatttttctttgaaacaCGAGgcaaaagaaataatattaaaagataaattttggCAAGACTTTGAGCAgacttgtaaatttttaaaaaagattttgttttggATTATAGTTTTAGAAGCAGAGGAAGCAGTATTGAGTATAGTCTGCTTGGCTCTGTCAGATATAAAGTTAGCCCTTGATAACTTTATATCGGAAGCAGGGTTGACAGATTTAGAAAGTATGCAAAtgcataattattttaagttaagaaAAGACATGGCTGTCACAAATCTTCATTTAGCTGGGAACTTGCTTGATCCGCAAATAAAAGGTTCAATCCTATCTGGATCAGAATTTCTGGAATTAATGGAGTATACAGAAatgttagcaaaaaaattttctataaataattatGTTGATTTGTCGGCTATTGCAAAAGATATTACCCAGTTTGTAAACTCTACTGAACTATGGTCAAATAGCTATGTTTGAGCAACTTGCTAGAAATCAGGATTCCATAACATATTGgcaagctttaaaaaaatatcgtcCGCTAGCTGATTTAgccatttaaattttattaatgccaTCTTCTTCAGCTGCTACTGAAAGAACTTTTAGTACTCGAGGCTTTATCCACAGGAACCCAATCAtgcattaaaaatgcaaataaagtaCTTGATTCGACAATACCTCTTATATGATTTCTCTGAAAATATTGATGACAGTGATTACGATGATATAACACAATCAGAAGGAGAAATCTATGAAAGTGAGTCTGTGGAAGATATAGATTTCATAGAATTTATTTCAGTGttaaatgaattaattaaatgtgctaatttaaattgtttaaatgaattAGTTCTTGTTTATTGACTCTAACAAAATTCATActtgtttacatatttttttcataaatataattatcaagTTTTACGTAATTAAATTCTTTCACTTAGACCAACATCAAAGGATGAATTGAACCAAGTAAGCTCCCAAGAGCCAGTGATCAAAGAGTATATGGTCGAACAAGTGGAATATGAATACGAACAAGTctgaattgttttattttatgaaattttaaaactttatcataaaaatgatattttttatatttaataaaatagagaaagtat
This window contains:
- the LOC136084234 gene encoding uncharacterized protein LOC136084234, translated to MPRKTDPVKNLFLKILGKTTNSYNSCKYCGKGYSKNTHNLLVHVHKCNKIPEELRNAVVKEKIAEKNKPLKTLSKTPSRKGIMRSSSESINATTIDITELEEFSSSPVQSVYCSKNQRVDEMFIALEQKQTNIKG